DNA sequence from the Malus sylvestris chromosome 10, drMalSylv7.2, whole genome shotgun sequence genome:
AATGACAGAAATGTTGTTGCACAGCTTGTAAAAAGAGCTGAGAGGGCCGGTTTCAAGGCAATAGCTCTCACTGTGGACGCTCCGAGGCTTGGGCGCAGGGAGGCAGATATCAAGAACAGGTGAGCATTGattcaaaatggtatttataaAACTAAGAAAGACAGTTACTAGAaacattttatgttgttttattATGCAATAAAATCTCATTATAAGGTCTTCAACAGATTTGTTTTGCCGCCAAACTTAACATTGAAGAACTTTGAGGATTTGGATCTCGGAAAGATGGATAAGGTGGGTGACTGACCTATACAACTTTCAGTATCAGACAATAAGTAACTTGATATTAATACACACATTTCTTGACCGTTTTGGTAATGAAAATTCAGACCAATGATTCTGGACTTGCATCGTATGTTGCTGGACAAATTGACCGGTCTCTCAGCTGGAAGGTAATGGTTGCTTCAATACATGATAGTTGAAACATTTCATGTGCAGTAAGAATTCAAACGATTTTCTTGGCCACATACACAGGATAGACAATGGCTTCAGACAATCACCAAATTACCAATTCTTGTTAAGGGTGTAATTACTGCGGAGGATGGTAAGCAACCATATCCCTGACTCCACATTCCAAAGGAAAGCCAAGTCCCCTGCTTGGTCTATTATTGATAGTTTACAACAAATTCAATGACGTGTGTGCTGAAAAATGTAGCACGACTAGCTGTACAATATGGAGCTGCAGGAATTATCGTCTCCAACCACGGAGCTCGCCAACTCGATTATGTCCCTGCAACTATTATGGCACTGGAAGAGGTACATTTGCTTCATATTTTCTGCTTTTATCGATTTtttaaagggagttttaacgaaaagctcacgatactgttcactttaacgaaaaaccacatttttacactaaaaagttaaacctggtactattcactttaccctttattttgttcttatcattaaaactcaaagttttcaaatcattttcattagtttttcttttttttaaatgctTCCGAGGTTCTGAAGTTGTTGAGTATTCTCTTCAACCGTTCATATTCTTGAAACTTTAATCATTCTAAATTCCAAGTCACTTTCTTTGGTGTATAGAACTGTAAATCGTAATATTCTAAATTATGGTTTTGTTGTCATGGCTTATAGGTCGTTAGAGCGGCACAAGGCCAAATTCCTGTGTTTTTGGATGGTGGAGTAAGGCGAGGAACGGATGTTTTTAAAGCTCTGGCCCTTGGTGCATCGGGCGTATTTGTGAGTAAAGCTTATATTACTTGACACATACAGCAGAAACAAGATACAGCAACTATGATTCATTCCTGCCTCTAATATCTGTTATATTAAGACAACGAATTTAAAGCAATGCCTTAATTGCCACAGAACCGTATAATTAATTAGCCTACGAGTTCTAATTTGATACTTTAAACCTCAATTTTGCTCAGATTGGTAGACCGGTGGTGTTCTCGTTAGCAGCAGATGGTGAGGCTGGTGTAAGGAAAGTTCTTCAAATGCTTCGTGACGAGTTTGAGCTAACCATGGCATTAAGTGGTTGCCGTTCGCTGAAGGAGATCACGCGGAACCACATTATAACTGAATGGGATCGTCCTCGCATTGCACCGAGATTATAAGATGATCACATTTATTTTTTGTGCAATGATTGAACTGTCAATTTTTTGTTCTGTCTTGAACTAAATATATTTGAGAACTCAACTTCTGTATTGGGAATAAAATGGAGTCAATAttggtttaagttttgtttcTGCACCAAACGGTACTTTCTTTCTTGGACTACTACCAGACCAGACCGAAAGTAATGGTTGGCAAAGACCAtatttttgattttttagtCTATTAGTTTATCCTTCAGGGATTAACTTATGGGTAGTGTTGTCCACATTTCCTTTTTTACCTTTTACATAGCCGACTAAAAGTTGAGATAAAGAGAAATGGATGAATAACAGTAGAAGAGAAAATTATTAAACTGTACAGAAAACTGATTATCTTTTTGAAGCTGACTGAAAGTTGAGATAAGTGAGAAATTGATAAATAACAGTAGAAGAGAAAATCTTTAAACTGAACAGAAAACTAATTGAGCATGCCTTCTGGAAGTTGAGACAAAATTCTTGAACTGAAATTAACATAAATTGTGTAGAAAGTAAATAGGGGTATGCACCCTAACTTATAAGCAACTGACATGTGTTTTGTTATCTTCTTCTACAGGGTTTAAAATGCGTCGGTTTGAAATACCCGCGCATTGCATACTTCCTTTTTTCCTGGCTAGAGCCAAAATATTGGACCAGAAATTTTTTGAAGTTGTTTGAGAGGCGGAGAGAATCCAAATTCCAAAGGGGAGATAAGCATGACAGGGCTGATCCAGTCCCAAATAAGTCGTGTCATGTCACCTCAATTATCCTCACAGCCGTTAATTAAGCGTAAAAATGAAGATtagtaaaaacatttaaaacGTTTTTGTCTCTTCAATATTGTAGGCAAGACGGAAAAGAAAAAGCTTGATTCGCTCAGAAAGTTTGTAACGTTGAAATGAAGGCATGATAAGAAGCTGCAACACTTAACCttctttaatatttattttatctttttcagTTAGACATTTTATATCGTTTTAATTATGGTTactgtttttaaaattttttatgacATTTATGTCACCTCATAATTTTAACGTTAATTACAGTTCAACAATAAAGTATTCAGTTAAAAACATAATGACAGAGAGCTCCATTTTTACAGAGTTTCATATTTAGAAAGTCTCCTTAGTACTTCTCATAAAACTATTTCCATCTctcttcacaaaaaaaa
Encoded proteins:
- the LOC126587805 gene encoding glycolate oxidase 1-like, giving the protein MVEITNVSEYEAIAKEKLPKMIYDYYASGAEDQWTLKENESAFSRILFRPRILIDVSKIDLRTTVLGFNISMPIMIAPTAMQKMAHPEGEYATARAASAADTIMTLSSWASSSVEEVASTGPGVRFLQLYVHNDRNVVAQLVKRAERAGFKAIALTVDAPRLGRREADIKNRFVLPPNLTLKNFEDLDLGKMDKTNDSGLASYVAGQIDRSLSWKDRQWLQTITKLPILVKGVITAEDARLAVQYGAAGIIVSNHGARQLDYVPATIMALEEVVRAAQGQIPVFLDGGVRRGTDVFKALALGASGVFIGRPVVFSLAADGEAGVRKVLQMLRDEFELTMALSGCRSLKEITRNHIITEWDRPRIAPRL